In Sorghum bicolor cultivar BTx623 chromosome 10, Sorghum_bicolor_NCBIv3, whole genome shotgun sequence, one genomic interval encodes:
- the LOC8061609 gene encoding uncharacterized protein LOC8061609: MENSEGPSPDSGDRTAPVQDVDAQTTPGYNSRRPNLSLQIPARTLDTSVQTSTRVTISPSPSSTRVGLPPRPNSTRTKSSIKNINPQNSFRARSSAQEGDRVVLLNPGTSSEGQQDNPTTARSFSFRKVISSLSAKRTHSLPVTPVGTTDKTASPANQLDTLPTTSTEGVEAKIRRSLSVPGNRKNRSLRRADSIGVIRVIPTTPRSVPVDATTSNDVIEETIDVPENGGEDIPEEEAVCRICFIELNEGGETLKMECSCKGELALAHQDCAVKWFSIKGNKICDVCKQEVQNLPVTLLRIPTQTANRRVANAAQQRAAQQYRFWQDIPILVMVSMLAYFCFLEQLLVTNLQSRALAISLPFSCVLGLLSSMIASTMVSKSYLWAYASFQFAIVILFAHIFYNVLRVNPVLAVLLSSFTGFGIAISTNSLLVEYLRWRARRNHRLAQQAANAAQHQESGNDGANDNDGARQQGRDANSGNNAV; the protein is encoded by the exons ATGGAGAACTCCGAGGGGCCGTCCCCGGACTCCGGTGATCGCACG GCACCGGTTCAGGATGTCGATGCCCAAACTACACCTGGGTATAATTCGCGAAGGCCAAACCTTTCTTTGCAAATACCAGCTAGGACCTTGGATACCAGTGTACAGACTTCGACAAGGGTTACTATATCCCCCAGCCCTAGTTCAACGAGAGTGGGTTTGCCACCAAGACCTAATTCAACGAGAACAAAATCATCTATCAAGAACATCAATCCTCAGAACAGTTTCAGAGCAAGGAGTTCAGCCCAGGAAGGTGATCGAGTGGTCCTTCTAAATCCTGGGACGTCATCTGAAGGGCAGCAGGATAACCCAACCACAGCAAGATCGTTTTCTTTTAGAAAGGTCATTAGCTCATTATCGGCAAAAAGGACCCATTCTCTTCCAGTCACGCCTGTAGGAACTACTGACAAGACTGCATCTCCTGCAAATCAATTAGATACCCTGCCAACTACATCT ACTGAAGGAGTTGAAGCAAAAATTAGGCGTTCACTTTCAGTACCAGGAAATCGCAAAAACAGAAGTTTGAGGAGGGCAGATTCAATAGGCGTCATTCGTGTGATTCCAACAACCCCACGATCTGTGCCAGTCGATGCAACCACATCGAATGATGTAATTGAAGAAACAATCGATG TCCCTGAAAATGGAGGTGAAGATATTCCTGAAGAAGAGGCAGTCTGCAGAATTTGTTTTATTGAGCTCAACGAAGGAGGGGAAACACTTAAAATGGAGTGCAGCTGCAAAGGAGAACTTGCCCTTGCACACCAAGATTGTGCTGTCAAATGGTTTAGCATCAAGGGAAACAAGATATGTGATGTCTGCAAACAAGAAGTTCAGAATCTGCCAGTGACGTTACTGAGAATACCAACTCAAACTGCAAACAGGCGGGTAGCAAATGCTGCTCAGCAGAGAGCAGCTCAACAATACAG ATTTTGGCAGGACATTCCAATTCTGGTGATGGTTAGCATGCTTGCGTACTTCTGTTTCTTGGAACAACTTCTG GTTACTAATTTGCAGTCACGTGCACTGGCAATTTCATTGCCTTTCTCATGCGTGCTAGGCCTCCTTTCTTCAATGATAGCATCAACTATGG TGTCGAAGAGCTATCTATGGGCCTATGCTTCATTCCAGTTTGCTATTGTCATCCTGTTTGCTCATATCTTCTACAATGTG TTGAGAGTGAATCCAGTCCTTGCAGTCTTACTCTCCTCATTCACTGGGTTCGGTATTGCTATTAGTACAAACTCTCTGCTAGTAGAGTATTTGAGGTGGAGAGCTAGAAGGAATCACCGTTTGGCTCAGCAGGCTGCCAATGCCGCACAGCATCAAGAATCTGGGAATGATGGTGCAAATGACAACGATGGTGCTAGGCAGCAAGGGCGCGATGCAAATTCTGGGAACAATGCTGTATGA
- the LOC110431419 gene encoding probable 3-hydroxyisobutyrate dehydrogenase, mitochondrial isoform X1, with protein sequence MAGFGWRVGSKLQRWGWSCLRSFSSAAVPSQLENVGFIGLGNMGSHMARNLITAGYKVTVHDINENSMKKFSEDGIPTKQSPLEVSESSDVIITMLPSSTHVLDVYNGPNGLLFGGERLGPWLYIDSSTVDPQTSRKISTAISRCHLKEKKGYAESPMILDAPVSGGVPAAEAGKLTFMVGGLEEAYLAAKPLLLAMGRKAIYCGGAGNGSAAKICNNMAMAISMLGVSEAFALGQNLGIKATTLTDIFNCSSARCWSRLKIWVWPWLLHLESASNAPWVQRHLKFTESCARMAVNSKTSRVHSDITMLARMKSDLGLMLQIFLLSKSIKQQISYWNAYSVSCVALYLYQRGRDMVVEL encoded by the exons ATGGCGGGGTTCGGATGGAGAGTCGGCTCAAAGTTGCAGAGATGGGGATGGAGCTGCCTCCGGAGCTTCTCTTCTGCTGCAGTTCCGTCTCAGCTGGAG AATGTCGGATTCATCGGACTTGGGAACATGGGTTCCCATATGGCAAGGAATTTGATCACCGCTGGATATAAAGTTACTGTTCATGATAT AAATGAAAATTCCATGAAGAAATTCTCAGAAGATGGAATCCCCACAAAACAGTCTCCACTTGAAGTATCAGAGTCGAGTGATGTCATAATCACCATGCTCCCTTCATCTACTCAT GTTTTAGATGTATACAATGGACCCAATGGCTTGCTTTTTGGGGGCGAACGCCTGGGACCATGGTTATACATAGATTCATCAACAGTTGATCCACAAACATCCAGAAAGATATCAACAGCCATCTCAAGATGCcatttaaaagaaaagaaag GTTACGCTGAAAGCCCTATGATTCTGGATGCTCCAGTGTCCGGAGGTGTTCCTGCTGCAGAAGCTGGCAAGCTAACTTTCATG GTGGGTGGTCTTGAGGAAGCATATTTAGCagccaagcccttacttctcgcAATGGGGAGAAAGGCAATCTACTGCGGTGGGGCTGGAAATGGCTCG GCTGCAAAGATATGTAACAACATGGCAATGGCAATCAGCATGCTTGGGGTCTCTGAGGCCTTTGCTCTTGGTCAAAACCTTGGGATCAAAGCAACCACTCTTACAGACATTTTCAACTGTTCAAGCGCTCGCTGCTGGAGTAG GCTAAAGATTTGGGTTTGGCCATGGCTTCTGCATCTGGAGTCGGCTTCAAATGCCCCATGGGTTCAGAGGCACTTGAAAT TTACCGAAAGCTGTGCGAGGATGGCTGTGAACTCAAAGACTTCTCGTGTGCATTCCGACATCACTATGCTGGCAAGGATGAAGAGTGATCTTGGACTTATGCTGCAAATTTTCCTCCTTTCGAAATCAATAAAACAACAAATAAGTTATTGGAATGCTTACAGTGTAAGCTGTGTAGCGTTGTACTTGTACCAGAGAGGCAGAGACATGGTTGTTGAGCTGTAG
- the LOC110431419 gene encoding probable 3-hydroxyisobutyrate dehydrogenase, mitochondrial isoform X2, with protein MAGFGWRVGSKLQRWGWSCLRSFSSAAVPSQLENVGFIGLGNMGSHMARNLITAGYKVTVHDINENSMKKFSEDGIPTKQSPLEVSESSDVIITMLPSSTHVLDVYNGPNGLLFGGERLGPWLYIDSSTVDPQTSRKISTAISRCHLKEKKGYAESPMILDAPVSGGVPAAEAGKLTFMVGGLEEAYLAAKPLLLAMGRKAIYCGGAGNGSAAKICNNMAMAISMLGVSEAFALGQNLGIKATTLTDIFNCSSARCWSSDTYNPVPGVMEGVPSSRNYSGGFTSKLMAKDLGLAMASASGVGFKCPMGSEALEIYRKLCEDGCELKDFSCAFRHHYAGKDEE; from the exons ATGGCGGGGTTCGGATGGAGAGTCGGCTCAAAGTTGCAGAGATGGGGATGGAGCTGCCTCCGGAGCTTCTCTTCTGCTGCAGTTCCGTCTCAGCTGGAG AATGTCGGATTCATCGGACTTGGGAACATGGGTTCCCATATGGCAAGGAATTTGATCACCGCTGGATATAAAGTTACTGTTCATGATAT AAATGAAAATTCCATGAAGAAATTCTCAGAAGATGGAATCCCCACAAAACAGTCTCCACTTGAAGTATCAGAGTCGAGTGATGTCATAATCACCATGCTCCCTTCATCTACTCAT GTTTTAGATGTATACAATGGACCCAATGGCTTGCTTTTTGGGGGCGAACGCCTGGGACCATGGTTATACATAGATTCATCAACAGTTGATCCACAAACATCCAGAAAGATATCAACAGCCATCTCAAGATGCcatttaaaagaaaagaaag GTTACGCTGAAAGCCCTATGATTCTGGATGCTCCAGTGTCCGGAGGTGTTCCTGCTGCAGAAGCTGGCAAGCTAACTTTCATG GTGGGTGGTCTTGAGGAAGCATATTTAGCagccaagcccttacttctcgcAATGGGGAGAAAGGCAATCTACTGCGGTGGGGCTGGAAATGGCTCG GCTGCAAAGATATGTAACAACATGGCAATGGCAATCAGCATGCTTGGGGTCTCTGAGGCCTTTGCTCTTGGTCAAAACCTTGGGATCAAAGCAACCACTCTTACAGACATTTTCAACTGTTCAAGCGCTCGCTGCTGGAGTAG TGATACATATAATCCAGTTCCTGGAGTTATGGAAGGTGTTCCATCATCAAGGAATTATAGTGGTGGTTTCACTTCCAAACTAATG GCTAAAGATTTGGGTTTGGCCATGGCTTCTGCATCTGGAGTCGGCTTCAAATGCCCCATGGGTTCAGAGGCACTTGAAAT TTACCGAAAGCTGTGCGAGGATGGCTGTGAACTCAAAGACTTCTCGTGTGCATTCCGACATCACTATGCTGGCAAGGATGAAGAGTGA
- the LOC110431419 gene encoding probable 3-hydroxyisobutyrate dehydrogenase, mitochondrial isoform X3: MAGFGWRVGSKLQRWGWSCLRSFSSAAVPSQLENVGFIGLGNMGSHMARNLITAGYKVTVHDINENSMKKFSEDGIPTKQSPLEVSESSDVIITMLPSSTHVLDVYNGPNGLLFGGERLGPWLYIDSSTVDPQTSRKISTAISRCHLKEKKGYAESPMILDAPVSGGVPAAEAGKLTFMVGGLEEAYLAAKPLLLAMGRKAIYCGGAGNGSAAKICNNMAMAISMLGVSEAFALGQNLGIKATTLTDIFNCSSARCWSSDTYNPVPGVMEGVPSSRNYSGGFTSKLMVQIDTDVSLIKFYCRILGRLLHLRMSCCV, from the exons ATGGCGGGGTTCGGATGGAGAGTCGGCTCAAAGTTGCAGAGATGGGGATGGAGCTGCCTCCGGAGCTTCTCTTCTGCTGCAGTTCCGTCTCAGCTGGAG AATGTCGGATTCATCGGACTTGGGAACATGGGTTCCCATATGGCAAGGAATTTGATCACCGCTGGATATAAAGTTACTGTTCATGATAT AAATGAAAATTCCATGAAGAAATTCTCAGAAGATGGAATCCCCACAAAACAGTCTCCACTTGAAGTATCAGAGTCGAGTGATGTCATAATCACCATGCTCCCTTCATCTACTCAT GTTTTAGATGTATACAATGGACCCAATGGCTTGCTTTTTGGGGGCGAACGCCTGGGACCATGGTTATACATAGATTCATCAACAGTTGATCCACAAACATCCAGAAAGATATCAACAGCCATCTCAAGATGCcatttaaaagaaaagaaag GTTACGCTGAAAGCCCTATGATTCTGGATGCTCCAGTGTCCGGAGGTGTTCCTGCTGCAGAAGCTGGCAAGCTAACTTTCATG GTGGGTGGTCTTGAGGAAGCATATTTAGCagccaagcccttacttctcgcAATGGGGAGAAAGGCAATCTACTGCGGTGGGGCTGGAAATGGCTCG GCTGCAAAGATATGTAACAACATGGCAATGGCAATCAGCATGCTTGGGGTCTCTGAGGCCTTTGCTCTTGGTCAAAACCTTGGGATCAAAGCAACCACTCTTACAGACATTTTCAACTGTTCAAGCGCTCGCTGCTGGAGTAG TGATACATATAATCCAGTTCCTGGAGTTATGGAAGGTGTTCCATCATCAAGGAATTATAGTGGTGGTTTCACTTCCAAACTAATGGTACAGATTGACACAGATGTTTCCTTGATCAAATTCTACTGTAGAATATTAGGTAGATTACTTCACCTAAGGATGAGTTGCTGTGTCTAA
- the LOC8061610 gene encoding geranylgeranyl transferase type-2 subunit alpha 1: MHGRPRRPAKPEDEEAASAKAAKLRDLQAQVLHNHHARTYTKEAIGLSFKLLEINPEAYTAWNYRKLAFQHNVKELSDPEAIKSAVDDELRVVEVALRQNPKSYGAWYHRKWLLSQKLAPVDFKREFGLLDKLLKMDARNFHGWNYRRFLARFMGVPDEEELKYTMDKISDNFSNYSAWHNRSILLSNLLIQQSKGFESKQKIFSEEFELVTQALFTDPSDQSGWFYHLWLLAQTSSPDNPQLIASWPSNAAKGSAPLIKEKVEQHTLSSIWSRTVPIVLYFNDPVKGLNQSSVNLKSDLEFSDDIQWRPLTMADSGYSNCWATYLQITNECSGLQEYSVEVSIPCSDDIVSRSGSNYNCPVHFTFNIQLISNDAAQGLDMFHKPVAWNCSESFQSHGNRDPIPFDLLNITSALVEQDSNWHFERLSEEIDLFRELPDDNSKFGKLTLARLLLACAAVKSRGRSLIERKGYCEEALGLFTDLIHLDPSHKQYYEDERSLVLMDKLTCDMETFMKHCSVQLQPNSAPLNHVQLCRLSLTRIGFVERLLWVQMLDLSHNSLRSVEGLEALQHLVFLNISNNQISSFTALEPLTKIISLKVLDLSFNKIGAHSIDTTRYICSSPFSHKIEASEAFEEYQKVNINVEEYWDTILFFRSLKLAQLDIKGNEVASKENFRSLVVTLIPCLKWFDGEGVN; this comes from the exons ATGCACGGGCGGCCGCGGCGCCCGGCCAAGCCTGAGGACGAGGAGGCGGCGTCAGCGAAAGCCGCCAAGCTCCGGGACCTCCAGGCCCAGGTCCTGCACAACCACCATGCCCGCAC GTACACCAAGGAGGCGATTGGGCTGAGCTTCAAGCTGCTTGAGATAAATCCAGAGGCCTACACCGCATGGAACTACCGGAAGCTTGCGTTTCAGCACAATGTCAAGGAGCTTTCTGACCCAGAGGCCATCAAGTCTGCTGTTGATGATGAGCTGAGAGTG gtTGAGGTTGCTTTAAGGCAGAACCCAAAGTCTTATGGGGCTTGGTATCACCGGAAGTGGTTGCTAAGCCAAAAGCTAGCGCCTGTGGATTTCAAACGTGAGTTTGGCCTCTTGGATAAATTGTTGAAGATGGACGCCAGGAATTTCCATGGATGGAATTACCGTAG GTTCCTTGCAAGATTCATGGGCGTGCCAGATGAGGAGGAGCTAAAGTATACGATGGATAAAATCAGTGACAATTTCAGTAATTACTCAGCATGGCATAATCGTAG TATACTTCTGTCCAACCTACTAATCCAGCAGAGCAAAGGTTTTGAGTCAAAGCAGAAGATTTTTTCCGAGGAGTTTGAACTTGTTACTCAAGCTCTTTTTACAGATCCAAGTGACCAAAGTGGATGGTTCTATCACCTCTGGCTTTTAGCTCAAACGTCTAGTCCAGATAACCCCCAGCTGATTGCTTCATGGCCTTCTAATGCTGCAAAAGGCAGTGCCCCTTTGATCAAGGAAAAGGTTGAGCAGCACACACTATCATCCATCTGGTCAAGGACTGTACCCATTGTTCTTTATTTTAATGATCCTGTCAAAGGATTAAATCAATCAAGTGTTAACTTAAAGTCTGATTTGGAATTCAGTGATGATATTCAATGGAGGCCCCTCACAATGGCAGACTCTGGGTATTCTAACTGTTGGGCCACATATCTCCAAATTACAAATGAATGTAGCGGTTTACAGGAATATTCTGTTGAAGTGAGCATACCCTGCTCAGATGACATTGTGTCTAGAAGTGGCTCTAACTACAATTGTCCTGTGCATTTTACATTTAACATTCAACTGATCAGCAACGACGCAGCCCAGGGTTTAGATATGTTTCATAAGCCAGTTGCCTGGAATTGCTCAGAGTCATTCCAGTCTCATGGAAACCGTGATCCTATCCCTTTTGATCTGCTAAACATTACTAGTGCCTTGGTTGAACAGGACTCAAATTGGCATTTTGAAAGACTATCTGAGGAAATAGATCTTTTCAGAGAGTTACCTGATGACAATAG CAAGTTTGGGAAGTTGACATTAGCCCGGCTATTGCTTGCTTGTGCTGCTGTAAAATCCCGTGGAAGATCTCTAATTGAAAGGAAGGGATACTGTGAAGAGGCACTGGGGCTCTTCACTGACTTGATTCACCTGGATCCATCTCATAAGCAGTACTATGAGGATGAACGGAGCTTAGTCCTGATGGATAAG TTAACATGTGACATGGAGACTTTCATGAAGCACTGTTCAGTTCAGCTTCAACCAAATTCAGCTCCCCTGAATCATGTGCAACTTTGCAGATTGTCTTTAACACGCATTGGATTTGTTGAGCGCTTGTTGTGGGTTCAAATGCTGGATCTAAGCCATAATAGTCTTAGATCAGTCGAAG gtTTGGAGGCTTTGCAGcaccttgtgttcttgaatatcagcaacaatcagatcagTAGTTTCACAGCACTTGAACCCCTTACGAAGATAATCTCATTGAAAGTTCTGGATTTATCCTTCAACAAGATTGGAGCTCACTCAATTGACACAACACGGTATATCTGCTCATCTCCATTCTCGCACAAAATCGAAGCAAGTGAAGCTTTTGAAGAGTATCAGAAGGTAAATATCAACGTGGAGGAATACTGGGACACCATACTGTTCTTCAGATCTCTGAAGTTGGCACAGCTTGATATCAAAGGAAATGAAGTTGCCAGCAAGGAGAACTTCAGAAGTCTTGTCGTGACGCTCATTccttgtctaaaatggtttgatGGTGAAGGTGTGAATTAA
- the LOC8061611 gene encoding uncharacterized protein LOC8061611, producing the protein MEGGGLPGPSQSIQVSGDAYCNSSAAPLDAAGSSSSPAVAKLRKLLFRRMLIGVNDGRYFHGLFHCIDKQGNIILQDAVEYRSAARHCSPPTEQRCLGLILIPAACRSSCQVDCSVEEKMSLLGLE; encoded by the coding sequence ATGGAAGGAGGAGGACTACCAGGGCCATCGCAATCCATCCAGGTTTCCGGAGACGCGTACTGCAACAGCTCCGCTGCGCCCCTGGACGCTGCCGGCAGCAGCAGCTCACCGGCCGTCGCGAAGCTCCGGAAGCTGCTGTTCCGGCGGATGCTCATCGGCGTCAACGACGGCCGCTACTTCCACGGCCTGTTCCACTGCATCGACAAGCAGGGCAACATCATCCTCCAGGACGCCGTGGAGTACCGCAGCGCCGCCCGTCATTGCTCGCCTCCCACGGAGCAGCGCTGCCTGGGGCTCATCCTCATCCCGGCCGCCTGCCGGTCGTCTTGCCAGGTTGATTGCTCCGTTGAAGAGAAGATGTCGCTCCTCGGTTTGGAATGA
- the LOC8083208 gene encoding zinc finger CCCH domain-containing protein 45: protein MDDGDGGLSFDFEGGLDSVPAAGGGGPVPSSTDPGAGGGGGGDGPGMHGRGRGRGSYRQTVCRHWLRGLCMKGEACGFLHQFDKARMPVCRFFRDFGECREPDCAYKHSYDDVKECNMYKMGFCPNGPNCRYKHIKLPGPPPSVEEVLQKILQMRSFNRYGQNRNNNYNQQGERPQHPQGSGMPNQNSAENATAAAPPAGGQQAQTMNQQPPQQQQKPNTNDQAQGVSNGQQATRIATPLPQGPSRYFIVKSCNRENLEISVQQGIWATQRSNEAKLNEAFESTENVILIFSINRTRNFQGCAKMTSRIGGYIGGGNWKSAHGTAHYGRNFSMQWLKLCELSFQKTHHLRNPYNDNLPVKISRDCQELEPFIGEQLASLLYLEPDSELTAMLIAAEAKREEEKAKGVSADEAADNQDIVLFDDNEEDEEEESEEEEEANGQESQGRGRGRGMMWPPQMPMMRGPMMAGRGFPPNMMGDGFGFGGGFGMPDPFGMPRGFPPFVGPRFPGDFARGPMPGMGFPGRPPQPFPLGLDMMMGPGRGPLMGGMGMGGPGRPNRPMGMAPFMPPPPPNNRAAKREQRRPGGDRGDRFETVSSDQGNRGHDNTGNSGADGARAQSGDRYGRSALRDDDSESEEEAAPRRSRKR from the exons AtggacgacggcgacggcggacTGAGCTTCGACTTCGAGGGCGGCCTCGACTCCGTCCCGGCGGCCGGTGGCGGGGGCCCCGTGCCGTCCTCCACCGACCCTGGCgcgggcggaggcggaggcggcgatGGGCCGGGTATGCACGGGCGCGGCCGAGGTCGCGGGAGCTACCGCCAGACGGTGTGCCGGCACTGGCTTCGGGGCCTCTGCATGAAGGGCGAGGCGTGCGGGTTCCTGCACCAGTTCGACAAGGCCCGCATGCCCGTATGCCGCTTCTTCCGCGACTTCGGCGAGTGCCGCGAGCCCGACTGCGCGTACAAGCACTCGTACGACGACGTCAAGGAGTGCAACAT GTACAAGATGGGTTTTTGTCCCAATGGTCCTAATTGCCGGTACAAGCATATCAAGCTACCTGGGCCACCACCTTCTGTTGAGGAAGTTCTTCAGAAGATTTTGCAGATGCGTTCTTTCAACAGATACGGTCAGAatagaaataataattataatcaGCAGGGGGAGAGACCTCAGCATCCACAGGGTTCTGGGATGCCTAACCAAAATTCGGCAGAAAATGCTACTGCTGCGGCTCCACCAGCTGGTGGACAACAAGCACAAACGATGAATCAACAGCCaccacagcagcagcagaagcCAAATACAAATGACCAGGCCCAAGGTGTTTCAAATGGTCAACAGGCCACTAGAATCGCCACACCGCTTCCACAAGGACCATCTAG GTACTTCATTGTTAAAAGTTGCAATCGGGAGAATCTGGAAATATCAGTTCAGCAAGGAATTTGGGCCACGCAGAGGAGTAACGAGGCTAAACTCAATGAAGCTTTTGAATCCACCGAGAATGTTATTTTGATATTCTCAATTAATAGAACTCGCAATTTCCAG GGTTGTGCAAAGATGACTTCTAGGATCGGTGGCTACATTGGTGGTGGAAACTGGAAATCTGCTCATGGAACAGCGCATTATGGTCGGAATTTCTCTATGCAGTGGCTTAAG CTTTGTGAGTTGTCATTTCAGAAAACCCATCATCTCCGCAATCCATACAATGATAACCTCCCTGTTAAG ATCAGCAGAGATTGCCAGGAACTAGAACCTTTCATTGGTGAGCAGTTGGCTTCTCTGCTTTATCTGGAGCCAGACAGCGAACTTACG GCTATGCTAATTGCAGCAGAGGCCAAGCGAGAGGAGGAAAAAGCAAAGGGTGTCAGTGCTGACGAGGCAGCTGATAATCAAGATATTGTGCTGTTTGACGACAATGAAGAGGATGAGGAAGAGGAaagcgaggaggaagaagaagccaaTGGCCAAGAGTCTCAAGGGAGGGGAAGAGGAAGGGGGATGATGTGGCCTCCTCAAATGCCGATGATGCGTGGGCCAATGATGGCAGGGCGTGGCTTCCCTCCCAACATGATGGGTGATGGCTTTGGTTTCGGCGGCGGTTTCGGCATGCCTGATCCTTTTGGCATGCCACGTGGCTTCCCACCATTTGTTGGCCCAAGGTTCCCCGGGGACTTTGCTAGAGGCCCGATGCCTGGGATGGGCTTCCCTGGTAGGCCTCCGCAGCCTTTCCCTCTAGGTCTTGACATGATGATGGGCCCTGGCCGTGGTCCACTGATGGGAGGCATGGGAATGGGCGGGCCTGGACGGCCTAATCGCCCCATGGGTATGGCGCCCTTCATGCCCCCGCCACCTCCAAATAACCGTGCTGCGAAGCGGGAGCAGAGAAGGCCAGGGGGTGACCGTGGCGACAGGTTCGAAACAGTGTCATCAGACCAGGGCAACAGGGGCCATGATAACACTGGAAACTCTGGGGCAGATGGAGCCAGAGCCCAGTCTGGAGACAGGTATGGTAGAAGCGCCCTTCGGGATGATGACAgtgagagtgaagaggaggcggCTCCCAGGCGATCAAGAAAACGATAG